One segment of Strix aluco isolate bStrAlu1 chromosome 4, bStrAlu1.hap1, whole genome shotgun sequence DNA contains the following:
- the VASH1 gene encoding tubulinyl-Tyr carboxypeptidase 1, translating into MPMPGGGGAAAAARHPPSGEAAAAPRDEEQQEEEGEEDLRDGGVPFFVNRGGLPVDEPTWERMWRHVGRIHPEGERVAQRIRGAADLPKIPIPSVPAFQPSTPIPERLEAVQRYIRELQYNHTGTQFFEIKKSRPLTGLMDLAKEMTKEALPIKCLEAVILGIYLTNNMTTLDRFPISFKTHFSGNYFRHIVLGVNFGGRYGALGISRREELMYKAPVFRTLSELIFDFEEAYRRCWHTLKKVKLGHCVSHDPHSVEQIEWKHSILDLDKLTREDFRKELERHARDMRLKIGKGTGPPSPTKDRKKDVSSPQRGQASPHRRNSRGDRRPSGEKKPADSKAMPDLNGYQIRV; encoded by the exons ATGCCGatgccggggggcggcggggccgcggccgccgccaggCACCCCCCGtccggcgaggcggcggcggcgccgcgggacgaggagcagcaggaggaggagggcgaggaggatcTCCGCGACGGCGGCGTCCCCTTCTTCGTCAACCGCGGCGGGCTGCCCGTGGACGAGCCCACCTGGGAGCGGATGTGGCGGCATGTGGGCAGGATCCACCCCGAGGGGGAGCGGGTGGCGCAGAGGATCCGGGGCGCCGCCGACCTGCCCAAG ATTCCCATACCAAGTGTGCCTGCGTTCCAGCCGTCCACCCCCATCCCTGAGCGCCTGGAAGCTGTACAGCGCTATATCAGGGAGCTTCA GTACAATCACACTGGGACACAATTCTTTGAGATTAAGAAGAGCAGACCTCTGACTGG GCTGATGGACCTGGCCAAAGAAATGACCAAAGAGGCCCTGCCAATAAAATGCCTGGAAGCTGTGATCCTGGGAAT TTACCTCACCAACAACATGACCACGCTGGACCGTTTCCCCATCAGCTTCAAAACCCACTTCTCAGGGAACTACTTCCGACACATTGTGCTGGGGGTGAACTTTGGAGGCCGCTATGGGGCACTGGGCATCAGCCGACGTGAGGAGCTCATGTACAAAGCACCCGTCTTCCGCACACTGAGCGAACTCATCTTTGACTTTGAGGAGGCATATCGCCGCTGCTGGCACACTCTCAAAAAGGTGAAGCTGGGCCACTGTGTGTCCCATGACCCACACAGTGTGGAGCAGATTGAGTGGAAGCACTCCATCCTGGATCTAGACAAGTTAACCCGGGAAGACTTCCGCAAAGAACTTGAGAGACATGCCCGTGATATGAGGCTGAAG ATTGGCAAAGGAACTGGGCCACCATCTCCCAccaaggacagaaagaaagatgTCTCCTCCCCACAAAGAGGTCAGGCCAGCCCCCATCGGCGCAATAGCCGTGGGGACCGACG GCCATCTGGTGAGAAAAAGCCTGCCGATTCCAAAGCCATGCCAGACCTCAATGGGTACCAGATCCGGGTGTGA